From one Eptesicus fuscus isolate TK198812 chromosome 21, DD_ASM_mEF_20220401, whole genome shotgun sequence genomic stretch:
- the PLA2G15 gene encoding phospholipase A2 group XV isoform X1, with the protein MGPRRAALLPGGLLFLLMLADPALPTGRPPPVVLVPGDLGNQLEAKLDKPKVVHYLCSKKTDSYFTLWLNLELLLPVIIDCWIDNIRLVYNKTSRATQFPDGVDVHVPGFGHTFSLEFLDPSKSSVGSYFHTMVESLVSWGYTRGEDVRGAPYDWRRAPNENGPYFLALREMIEEMHQLYGGPVVLVAHSMGNMYTLYFLQRQPQAWKDKYIRAFVALGAPWGGVAKTFRVLASGDNNRIPVISPLKIREQQRTAVSTSWLLPYNYTWSPEKVFVRTSTTNYTLRDYRQFFQDIGFEDGWLMRQDTEGLVEAMVPPGVPLHCLYGTGVPTPDSFYYESFPDRDPKIYFGDGDGTVNLQSVLQCQTWRNHQEHQVSLQELPGSEHIEMLANATTLAYLKFLLLGP; encoded by the exons ATGGgcccccgccgcgcagccctgcTCCCGGGTGGCCTCCTGTTCCTCCTGATGCTCGCAGACCCGGCGCTTCCGACCGGACGTCCCCCTCCCGTGGTCCTGG TGCCTGGTGATTTGGGCAACCAGCTGGAGGCAAAGCTGGACAAGCCGAAGGTCGTGCACTACCTCTGCTCCAAGAAAACGGACAGCTACTTCACACTCTGGCTGAACCTCGAACTGCTGCTGCCTGTCATCATTGACTGCTGGATCGACAATATCAG GCTGGTCTACAACAAGACGTCCCGGGCCACCCAGTTTCCTGATGGTGTGGATGTGCATGTCCCTGGCTTTGGGCACACCTTCTCACTGGAGTTCCTGGATCCCAGCAAAAGCAGTGTGG GTTCCTATTTCCACACCATGGTAGAGAGCCTTGTGAGCTGGGGCTACACAAGGGGTGAGGACGTCCGGGGGGCCCCTTATGACTGGCGTCGAGCTCCAA ATGAAAATGGGCCCTACTTCCTGGCCCTCCGGGAGATGATCGAGGAGATGCACCAGCTGTATGGGGGCCCCGTGGTGCTGGTTGCCCACAGCATGGGCAACATGTACACGCTCTACTTTCTGCAGCGACAGCCACAGGCCTGGAAGGACAAGTATATCCGTGCCTTCGTGGCACTGGGTGcgccctgggggggcgtggccaagaCCTTTCGCGTCCTGGCCTCAG GGGACAACAACCGGATCCCAGTCATCAGTCCCCTGAAGATCCGGGAGCAGCAGCGGACTGCCGTCTCCACCAGCTGGCTGCTGCCCTACAACTACACCTGGTCACCTGAGAAGGTCTTTGTCCGCACATCCACGACCAATTACACGTTGCGTGACTATCGCCAGTTCTTCCAGGACATTGGCTTCGAAGACGGCTGGCTCATGCGGCAGGACACGGAGGGGCTGGTCGAAGCCATGGTGCCACCTGGCGTGCCACTGCACTGCCTCTATGGCACTGGTGTCCCCACACCAGATTCCTTCTACTACGAGAGTTTCCCAGACCGTGACCCTAAAATCTACTTTGGTGATGGCGATGGCACCGTGAACTTGCAGAGTGTCCTGCAGTGCCAGACCTGGCGCAACCACCAGGAACACCAGGtctcactgcaggagctgccagGCAGCGAGCACATTGAGATGTTGGCCAATGCCACTACCCTGGCCTACCTGAAATTCCTGCTCCTTGGGCCCTGA
- the PLA2G15 gene encoding phospholipase A2 group XV isoform X2 — MGPRRAALLPGGLLFLLMLADPALPTGRPPPVVLVPGDLGNQLEAKLDKPKVVHYLCSKKTDSYFTLWLNLELLLPVIIDCWIDNIRLVYNKTSRATQFPDGVDVHVPGFGHTFSLEFLDPSKSSVGSYFHTMVESLVSWGYTRGEDVRGAPYDWRRAPTTATGLEGQVYPCLRGTGCALGGRGQDLSRPGLRGQQPDPSHQSPEDPGAAADCRLHQLAAALQLHLVT; from the exons ATGGgcccccgccgcgcagccctgcTCCCGGGTGGCCTCCTGTTCCTCCTGATGCTCGCAGACCCGGCGCTTCCGACCGGACGTCCCCCTCCCGTGGTCCTGG TGCCTGGTGATTTGGGCAACCAGCTGGAGGCAAAGCTGGACAAGCCGAAGGTCGTGCACTACCTCTGCTCCAAGAAAACGGACAGCTACTTCACACTCTGGCTGAACCTCGAACTGCTGCTGCCTGTCATCATTGACTGCTGGATCGACAATATCAG GCTGGTCTACAACAAGACGTCCCGGGCCACCCAGTTTCCTGATGGTGTGGATGTGCATGTCCCTGGCTTTGGGCACACCTTCTCACTGGAGTTCCTGGATCCCAGCAAAAGCAGTGTGG GTTCCTATTTCCACACCATGGTAGAGAGCCTTGTGAGCTGGGGCTACACAAGGGGTGAGGACGTCCGGGGGGCCCCTTATGACTGGCGTCGAGCTCCAA CGACAGCCACAGGCCTGGAAGGACAAGTATATCCGTGCCTTCGTGGCACTGGGTGcgccctgggggggcgtggccaagaCCTTTCGCGTCCTGGCCTCAG GGGACAACAACCGGATCCCAGTCATCAGTCCCCTGAAGATCCGGGAGCAGCAGCGGACTGCCGTCTCCACCAGCTGGCTGCTGCCCTACAACTACACCTGGTCACCTGA